In Streptomyces sp. NBC_01551, one DNA window encodes the following:
- a CDS encoding Rv3235 family protein: MNRTRTRNTTRPPGRRDQRRPRGPHDWFAERLLAVVSGQRPVHSLLGLTVGPAYEQLVTLAPTGPLRDRLRPVLRHCGRFHPGPGVIEAFARIATGDRVSAMAFRLEQGPDLRWRCAAIEIQGPRP; encoded by the coding sequence ATGAACAGGACCAGGACCAGGAACACCACCCGCCCTCCCGGCCGCCGCGACCAGCGCCGCCCGCGCGGCCCGCACGACTGGTTCGCGGAACGCCTGCTGGCGGTGGTCAGCGGGCAGCGCCCGGTCCACTCCCTGCTGGGGCTCACCGTCGGCCCCGCGTACGAACAGCTCGTCACCCTGGCGCCCACCGGGCCGCTGCGCGACCGCCTGCGCCCGGTGCTGCGCCACTGCGGCCGCTTCCACCCGGGCCCGGGCGTCATCGAGGCCTTCGCCCGCATCGCCACGGGCGACCGCGTCTCGGCGATGGCCTTCCGCCTGGAACAGGGCCCCGACCTCCGCTGGCGCTGCGCCGCCATCGAAATCCAGGGCCCCCGCCCATGA
- a CDS encoding HAD family hydrolase has product MTEIVTGTVSRPRTGGPHIVWDWNGTLLHDIDAVMAATNASFAELGFAPISLETYRDLYVVPVPKFYERLMGRLPTEEEWLVMDETFHRHYWAAAEDAGLADGARELLADWSRAGATQSLLSLAPHDKLVPLVRTHGIDGHFVRVDGRVGPSHTTKAGHLVRHMAAMEGAGVTALRTVLIGDAVDDALAAAHVGARAVLYTGGSHSRASLESAGVPVVDSLAEAVRTARELAG; this is encoded by the coding sequence GTGACCGAGATAGTGACCGGGACGGTCAGCCGTCCCCGCACCGGCGGGCCGCACATCGTCTGGGACTGGAACGGCACGCTGCTCCACGACATCGACGCCGTCATGGCGGCGACGAACGCCTCCTTCGCCGAGCTCGGTTTCGCGCCGATCAGCCTGGAGACGTACCGCGACCTGTACGTCGTACCGGTGCCGAAGTTCTACGAGCGTCTGATGGGCCGGCTCCCCACCGAGGAGGAGTGGCTCGTCATGGACGAGACCTTCCACCGGCACTACTGGGCGGCCGCCGAGGACGCCGGGCTCGCCGACGGCGCCCGGGAGCTGCTCGCGGACTGGTCCCGCGCCGGGGCCACCCAGTCGCTGCTGTCGCTCGCGCCCCATGACAAGCTCGTACCGCTGGTGCGCACGCACGGCATCGACGGGCACTTCGTCCGCGTCGACGGACGGGTGGGCCCCTCGCACACCACCAAGGCGGGGCACCTCGTACGCCATATGGCCGCCATGGAGGGGGCCGGCGTGACGGCCCTGCGTACGGTCCTCATCGGAGACGCCGTGGACGACGCGCTCGCCGCCGCCCACGTGGGTGCGCGGGCCGTGCTCTACACGGGTGGTTCGCACAGCCGGGCCAGTCTGGAATCGGCCGGAGTGCCCGTGGTGGACTCGCTGGCGGAGGCCGTCCGCACTGCTCGCGAACTGGCCGGATAA
- a CDS encoding NAD-glutamate dehydrogenase, with translation MQTKLDEAKAELLARAARVAENSPAGGLLPTGSEQGERPDRDTVLAYLQRYYLHTAPEDLLDRDPVDVFGAALSHYRLAEKRPQGTANVRVHTPTVEENGWTSSHSVVEVVTDDMPFLVDSVTNELSRQGRGIHVVIHPQVVVRRDVTGKLIEILGPDCDVHGPETARPHDSLVESWIHVEIDRETDRADLKQITADLLRVLSDVRESVEDWEKMRDAALRIADRLPQEPTAPDLREYELEEARELLRWLADDHFTFLGYREYNLVDGDALSAVPGTGLGILRSDPLHSGKEDGHPVSPSFNRLPADARAKAREHRLLVLTKANSRSTVHRPSYLDYVGVKKFDADGNVVGERRFLGLFSSAAYTESVRRVPVIRRKVADVLERAGFSPASHDGRDLLQILETYPRDELFQTPVDQLQAIVTSVLYLQERRRLRLYLRQDEYGRYYSALVYLPRDRFTTGVRLRLMDILKEELDGSSVDFTAWNTESILSRIHFVVRVEPGTELPALTDGDVERLEGRLVEAARSWSDGFSEALIAETGEEHAAELLRKYGGSFSEGYKADHSSRSAVADLVRLEKLSASDRDFDLSLYEPVGAGPGERRFKIYRQGEQVSLSAVLPVLQRLGVEVTDERPYELRCSDRTNAWIYDFGLRIHTPAGNGDSYLGDDARERFQNAFAAVWTGQAENDNFNTLVLSAGLTWRQAVVLRAYAKYMRQAGSTFSQDYMEDTLRNNVHTTRLLVSLFEARMSPGRQSAGSELVDAMLEELDGALDQVASLDEDRILRSFLTLIKATLRTNFFQQNAAGEQHAYVSMKFDPQAIPDLPAPRPAFEIWVYSPRVEGVHLRFGKVARGGLRWSDRREDFRTEILGLVKAQMVKNTVIVPVGAKGGFVAKNLPDPSVDRDAWLAEGIASYKIFISALLDITDNMVGGEVVPPKGVVRHDEDDTYLVVAADKGTATFSDIANGVAEAYGFWLGDAFASGGSAGYDHKGMGITARGAWESVKRHFRELGHDTQAQDFTVVGVGDMSGDVFGNGMLLSEHIRLVAAFDHRHIFIDPTPDAATSYAERRRLFELPRSSWADYDTALLSAGGGIHPRTAKAIPVNAQMRAALGIEAGVTKMTPAELMQTILQAPVDLVWNGGIGTYVKATAETHADVGDKANDAIRVNGADVRAKVIGEGGNLGLTQLGRIEFARTGAGGEGGKVNTDAIDNSAGVDTSDHEVNIKILLNALVTEGDMTVKQRNKLLAEMTDEVGHLVLRNNYAQNTALANAVAQAPSLLHAQQRFMRRLERAGRLDRNLEFLPSDRQIRELLNNGKGMTQPELAVLFAYTKITVADELIATDLPDDPYLRRLLHAYFPGALNEKFQDQIDAHALRREIITTLLVNDTVNTGGSTFLHRLREETGASTEEIVRAQLAAREIFGLAEVWDAVEALDNKVAADVQTRVRLHSRRLVERGTRWLLNNRPQPLEITETIELFSDRVSQVWDELPKLVRGADLEWYQSILDELTGEGVPEELAAKVAGFSSAFPTLDIVAISDRTGVDALAVAEVYYDLADRLDITQLMDRIIELPRSDRWQSMARASIREDLFAAHAALTADVLAVGNGESTPEERFKAWEEKNAAIIGRARTTLDEIQGSDDFDLANLSVAMRTMRSLLRAHS, from the coding sequence ATGCAGACCAAGCTGGACGAAGCAAAGGCCGAGCTGCTCGCGCGGGCGGCCCGGGTAGCTGAGAACAGCCCGGCCGGGGGGCTACTTCCGACTGGGTCCGAGCAGGGGGAGCGTCCCGACCGGGACACGGTGCTCGCGTACCTCCAGCGCTACTACCTGCACACCGCCCCCGAGGACCTGCTGGACCGGGACCCGGTCGACGTGTTCGGGGCAGCGCTCTCGCACTACCGGCTCGCCGAGAAGCGGCCGCAGGGCACCGCGAACGTGCGCGTGCACACCCCCACGGTCGAGGAGAACGGCTGGACCTCCAGCCACTCGGTCGTCGAGGTCGTCACCGACGACATGCCCTTCCTGGTCGACTCCGTCACCAACGAGCTCTCCCGGCAGGGCCGCGGCATCCACGTCGTGATCCACCCGCAGGTCGTCGTCCGCCGTGACGTCACCGGCAAGCTGATCGAGATCCTCGGCCCCGACTGCGACGTGCACGGTCCCGAGACCGCGCGCCCCCACGACTCCCTCGTCGAGTCGTGGATCCACGTCGAAATCGACCGCGAGACCGACCGCGCCGACCTCAAGCAGATCACCGCCGACCTGCTGCGCGTCCTGTCCGACGTCCGCGAGTCCGTCGAGGACTGGGAGAAGATGCGCGACGCCGCGCTGCGCATCGCCGACCGGCTTCCGCAGGAGCCGACCGCCCCGGACCTGCGCGAGTACGAGCTCGAAGAGGCCCGTGAGCTGCTGCGCTGGCTCGCCGACGACCACTTCACCTTCCTCGGCTACCGCGAGTACAACCTCGTCGACGGCGACGCCCTGTCCGCCGTGCCCGGCACCGGCCTCGGCATCCTGCGCTCCGACCCGCTGCACAGCGGCAAGGAGGACGGCCACCCCGTCTCGCCGTCCTTCAACCGGCTGCCCGCCGACGCGCGCGCCAAGGCCCGCGAGCACCGCCTGCTGGTGCTGACCAAGGCCAACAGCCGCTCCACCGTGCACCGTCCCTCGTACCTCGACTACGTGGGCGTCAAGAAGTTCGACGCCGACGGCAACGTCGTCGGCGAGCGCCGCTTCCTCGGCCTGTTCTCCTCCGCCGCGTACACCGAGTCGGTGCGCCGCGTCCCGGTGATCCGCCGCAAGGTCGCCGACGTCCTGGAGCGGGCCGGCTTCTCGCCGGCCAGCCACGACGGCCGCGACCTGCTCCAGATCCTGGAGACCTACCCGCGCGACGAGCTGTTCCAGACCCCGGTCGACCAGCTCCAGGCCATCGTCACCTCCGTCCTGTACCTCCAGGAGCGCCGCCGGCTGCGGCTGTACCTGCGCCAGGACGAGTACGGCCGCTACTACTCGGCCCTCGTCTACCTGCCCCGCGACCGGTTCACCACCGGCGTCCGGCTGCGCCTGATGGACATCCTGAAGGAGGAGCTCGACGGCAGCAGCGTCGACTTCACCGCCTGGAACACCGAGTCGATCCTCTCCCGCATCCACTTCGTCGTCCGCGTCGAGCCGGGCACCGAGCTGCCCGCGCTCACCGACGGCGACGTCGAGCGGCTGGAGGGGCGCCTGGTGGAGGCCGCCCGCTCCTGGTCCGACGGGTTCTCCGAGGCCCTCATCGCCGAGACCGGCGAGGAGCACGCCGCCGAGCTGCTGCGCAAGTACGGCGGCTCCTTCTCCGAGGGCTACAAGGCCGACCACTCGTCGCGCTCCGCCGTCGCCGACCTGGTCCGCCTGGAGAAGCTCTCCGCGAGCGACCGCGACTTCGACCTCTCCCTCTACGAGCCGGTCGGCGCGGGCCCCGGCGAGCGCCGCTTCAAGATCTACCGCCAGGGCGAGCAGGTCTCCCTGTCCGCCGTGCTGCCGGTCCTGCAGCGCCTCGGCGTCGAGGTCACCGACGAGCGCCCGTACGAGCTGCGGTGCAGCGACCGTACGAACGCGTGGATCTACGACTTCGGCCTGCGGATCCACACCCCCGCCGGGAACGGCGACAGCTACCTCGGCGACGACGCCCGCGAGCGCTTCCAGAACGCGTTCGCGGCCGTGTGGACCGGGCAGGCCGAGAACGACAACTTCAACACCCTGGTGCTCAGCGCCGGGCTGACCTGGCGGCAGGCCGTCGTCCTGCGCGCGTACGCGAAGTACATGCGCCAGGCCGGCTCCACCTTCAGCCAGGACTACATGGAGGACACCCTCCGCAACAACGTCCACACCACCCGGCTGCTGGTCTCGCTCTTCGAGGCCCGGATGTCGCCCGGCCGCCAGTCCGCCGGCAGCGAGCTCGTCGACGCCATGCTGGAGGAGCTGGACGGGGCCCTGGACCAGGTCGCCTCGCTCGACGAGGACCGCATCCTGCGCTCCTTCCTCACCCTCATCAAGGCGACCCTGCGGACCAACTTCTTCCAGCAGAACGCCGCGGGCGAGCAGCACGCCTACGTGTCGATGAAGTTCGACCCGCAGGCCATCCCGGACCTGCCGGCGCCGCGCCCCGCGTTCGAGATCTGGGTGTACTCGCCGCGCGTCGAGGGCGTGCACCTGCGCTTCGGCAAGGTCGCCCGAGGCGGCCTGCGCTGGTCCGACCGCCGCGAGGACTTCCGTACGGAGATCCTCGGCCTGGTCAAGGCGCAGATGGTCAAGAACACCGTCATCGTGCCGGTCGGCGCCAAGGGCGGCTTCGTCGCCAAGAACCTGCCGGACCCGTCGGTGGACCGCGACGCCTGGCTCGCCGAGGGCATCGCCTCGTACAAGATCTTCATCTCGGCGCTGCTCGACATCACCGACAACATGGTCGGCGGCGAGGTCGTGCCGCCGAAGGGCGTCGTCCGCCACGACGAGGACGACACCTACCTCGTCGTCGCCGCCGACAAGGGCACCGCGACCTTCTCCGACATCGCCAACGGTGTCGCCGAGGCGTACGGCTTCTGGCTCGGCGACGCGTTCGCCTCCGGCGGCTCGGCCGGCTACGACCACAAGGGCATGGGCATCACCGCCCGCGGCGCGTGGGAGTCCGTCAAGCGGCACTTCCGCGAGCTCGGCCACGACACGCAGGCCCAGGACTTCACGGTCGTCGGCGTCGGCGACATGTCCGGTGACGTCTTCGGCAACGGCATGCTGCTCTCCGAGCACATCCGCCTGGTCGCCGCCTTCGACCACCGGCACATCTTCATCGACCCGACGCCGGACGCCGCGACCTCGTACGCCGAGCGCCGCCGCCTGTTCGAGCTGCCGCGCTCCTCGTGGGCCGACTACGACACCGCGCTGCTCTCCGCCGGCGGCGGGATCCACCCGCGTACCGCCAAGGCCATCCCGGTCAACGCGCAGATGCGCGCGGCCCTCGGGATCGAGGCCGGCGTCACCAAGATGACCCCGGCCGAGCTGATGCAGACCATCCTCCAGGCCCCCGTGGACCTGGTCTGGAACGGCGGCATCGGCACGTACGTCAAGGCCACGGCCGAGACGCACGCCGACGTCGGCGACAAGGCCAACGACGCCATCCGCGTCAACGGCGCCGACGTCCGCGCCAAGGTCATCGGCGAGGGCGGCAACCTGGGTCTGACCCAGCTCGGCCGCATCGAGTTCGCCCGCACCGGGGCCGGCGGCGAGGGCGGCAAGGTCAACACCGACGCCATCGACAACAGCGCGGGCGTGGACACCTCCGACCACGAGGTGAACATCAAGATCCTGCTGAACGCGCTGGTCACCGAAGGCGACATGACGGTCAAGCAGCGCAACAAGCTGCTGGCCGAGATGACCGACGAGGTCGGTCACCTGGTCCTGCGCAACAACTACGCGCAGAACACCGCCCTGGCCAACGCGGTGGCCCAGGCGCCCAGCCTGCTGCACGCCCAGCAGCGCTTCATGCGCCGCCTGGAGCGGGCCGGACGACTGGACCGGAACCTGGAGTTCCTGCCCAGCGACCGGCAGATCCGCGAACTGCTCAACAACGGCAAGGGCATGACCCAGCCGGAGCTGGCCGTCCTGTTCGCCTACACCAAGATCACGGTGGCGGACGAGCTCATCGCCACCGACCTGCCGGACGACCCGTACCTGCGCCGCCTGCTGCACGCGTACTTCCCCGGCGCCCTGAACGAGAAGTTCCAGGACCAGATCGACGCGCACGCGCTGCGCCGCGAGATCATCACCACGCTGCTGGTCAACGACACCGTCAACACCGGCGGTTCGACCTTCCTGCACCGCCTGCGCGAGGAGACCGGGGCCTCCACGGAGGAGATCGTCCGCGCGCAGCTCGCGGCCCGCGAGATCTTCGGACTGGCCGAGGTGTGGGACGCGGTCGAGGCGCTCGACAACAAGGTCGCGGCCGACGTCCAGACCCGGGTGCGGCTGCACTCGCGGCGCCTGGTCGAGCGCGGCACCCGCTGGCTGCTCAACAACCGGCCGCAGCCGCTGGAGATCACCGAGACGATCGAGCTCTTCAGCGACCGGGTGAGCCAGGTCTGGGACGAACTGCCCAAGCTGGTGCGCGGCGCCGACCTGGAGTGGTACCAGTCGATCCTCGACGAACTGACCGGCGAGGGCGTGCCGGAGGAGCTGGCGGCCAAGGTCGCCGGGTTCTCCTCGGCCTTCCCGACGCTCGACATCGTGGCGATCTCGGACCGCACCGGCGTCGACGCGCTGGCTGTCGCGGAGGTCTACTACGACCTCGCCGACCGCCTGGACATCACCCAGCTGATGGACCGGATCATCGAGCTGCCGCGGTCCGACCGCTGGCAGTCCATGGCCCGCGCCTCCATCCGCGAGGACCTGTTCGCGGCGCACGCGGCGCTGACCGCCGACGTGCTGGCGGTGGGCAACGGGGAGTCGACTCCCGAGGAGCGCTTCAAGGCGTGGGAGGAGAAGAACGCGGCGATCATCGGCCGGGCCCGGACGACCCTGGACGAGATCCAGGGGTCGGACGACTTCGACCTGGCGAACCTGTCCGTGGCGATGCGGACGATGCGCTCGCTCCTGCGGGCGCACAGCTAG